The window CAGCAGCGCGCCGCCCGGGCGCAGGCGCTGGGCCACCTGGCGCAGGAGATAGCCCCGGTCAGCCTCACCGGTAAAAAAGGCGCGGTCACCCTGTTCAGCCAGGATGAACACCCGCGCGCCGACACCACCTTCGAGCAGCTGCAGGCGCTGAAAACCCCGTTCCGTCAGCCCGGCAGCGTCACCGCCGGCAACGCCTCGGGCCTGAACGACGGCGCGGCGGCGCTGATCGTCGCCTCCGAAGCGATGGCGGCGCGCCAGGGGCTGACGCCGCGCGCGCGCATCGTCGCCACCGCCACCTGCGGCGTGGAGCCGCGCCTAATGGGCATCGGCCCGCTGCCGGCCACCCGCAAGGTGCTGGAGATCGCCGGGCTGAGCCTGGCGCAGATGGACGTCATCGAACTGAACGAAGCGTTCGCCGCCCAGGCGTTGGCGGTGATGCGCCAGCTTGGCCTGCCGGACGATGCCACGCAGGTTAACCCCAACGGCGGCGCGATCGCTCTGGGGCACCCGCTGGGCATGAGCGGCGCGCGCCTGGCGCTGGCCGCCCTGTTTGAACTGGAACGGCGAGCCGGCCGCTATGCGCTTTGCACCATGTGCATCGGCGTCGGCCAAGGCATCGCCATGATCATTGAGCGTGTCTGACCCCTGAGGCTAACCATGACAATAAATCCACAGCCCCTCGAAACGATCGAATTCGCCTCGCGCGATGAGATTGAAGCGTTGCAGTTGGCGCGTCTGAAGTGGACGCTGCACCACGCCTACAACAATGTGCCGATGTACAAGCGCAAATTCGACCAGGCCGGCGTACACCCCGACGATCTCAAACAGCTGAGCGATCTGGCGCGCTTCCCCTACACCACCAAGCAGGATCTGCGCGACAACTACCCATTCGACACCTTCGCAGTGCCGATGGAGCAGGTGGTGCGCATCCATGCCTCCTCGGGCACCACCGGCCGCCCGACGGTGGTCGGTTACACCCAGCGCGACATCGATAATTGGGCCGATATCGTCGCCCGCTGCCTGCGCGCCGGCGGCGCCACCGCCAAAGACAAGGTGCACGTCGCCTACGGCTACGGCCTGTTCACCGGCGGCCTGGGCGCGCACTACGGCGCGGAGCGGCTCGGCGCGACGGTGATCCCGATGTCCGGCGGCCAGACGGAACGCCAGGCGCAGCTGATCCTCGACTTCAAACCCGACATCATCATGGTGACGCCGTCCTATTGTCTGACGCTGATCGACGAACTGGAACGCAAAATGGGCGGCGACGCACGCGGCTGCTCGCTGCGGCTCGGCGTGTTCGGCGCCGAACCCTGGACCGAAGCCCTGCGCCACGAAATCGAAACCCGCATGGGCATCAAGGCGCTGGATATTTACGGCCTGTCGGAAGTGATGGGGCCGGGCGTGGCGATGGAGTGTCTGGAAAGCGGCGGCGGCCCCACCATCTGGGAAGACCACTTCC of the Serratia marcescens subsp. marcescens ATCC 13880 genome contains:
- the pcaF gene encoding 3-oxoadipyl-CoA thiolase, whose amino-acid sequence is MNQAFICDGVRTPIGRYGGALAQVRADDLAALPLRVLLERHPQVDWAQLDDVILGCANQAGEDNRNLARMALLLAGLPVGVSGTTVNRLCGSGLDALAMAARSIKAGDAGLLLAGGAESMTRAPLVMGKADSAFSRQAQLYDTTLGWRFVNPRMQAEFGTDSMPETAENVAAQFNISRADQDAFALRSQQRAARAQALGHLAQEIAPVSLTGKKGAVTLFSQDEHPRADTTFEQLQALKTPFRQPGSVTAGNASGLNDGAAALIVASEAMAARQGLTPRARIVATATCGVEPRLMGIGPLPATRKVLEIAGLSLAQMDVIELNEAFAAQALAVMRQLGLPDDATQVNPNGGAIALGHPLGMSGARLALAALFELERRAGRYALCTMCIGVGQGIAMIIERV
- the paaK gene encoding phenylacetate--CoA ligase PaaK, which produces MTINPQPLETIEFASRDEIEALQLARLKWTLHHAYNNVPMYKRKFDQAGVHPDDLKQLSDLARFPYTTKQDLRDNYPFDTFAVPMEQVVRIHASSGTTGRPTVVGYTQRDIDNWADIVARCLRAGGATAKDKVHVAYGYGLFTGGLGAHYGAERLGATVIPMSGGQTERQAQLILDFKPDIIMVTPSYCLTLIDELERKMGGDARGCSLRLGVFGAEPWTEALRHEIETRMGIKALDIYGLSEVMGPGVAMECLESGGGPTIWEDHFLPEIICPETGIALPDGEHGELVFTTLTKEALPVIRYRTRDLTRLLPGDARQMRRMGKITGRSDDMLIIRGVNVFPSQVEEQIMQFEQLSPHYQLQVSRSGHLDTLAVRVELKESALSLSHQQRCDICHQLRHHIKSIVGVSTDVSIANCGDIPRSEGKAQRVVDLRPR